In Euzebya sp., a single genomic region encodes these proteins:
- a CDS encoding cation:proton antiporter regulatory subunit → MVDFHETRLPGVGVRHDFVTGDGRRVGVITHHNGRKDLLVYSDDDPDACSEVVSLDTDESVGLTELLGGSKVHATLQDLQQQVEGLTIDWLHVADAWWTAGRTITDTQLRRRTGVSIVALIHQGATLPSPEPDQPLAADDTLVVVGTPEGITAAIELLRHGP, encoded by the coding sequence ATGGTCGACTTCCACGAGACGCGGCTGCCCGGTGTGGGCGTCCGCCACGACTTCGTGACCGGCGATGGGCGGCGGGTGGGGGTGATCACCCACCACAACGGCCGGAAGGACCTGCTGGTCTACTCCGACGACGACCCCGACGCGTGCAGCGAGGTCGTCAGCCTCGACACCGACGAGAGCGTCGGGTTGACCGAGTTGCTCGGCGGCTCGAAGGTCCACGCGACGCTGCAGGACCTGCAGCAGCAGGTCGAGGGGCTGACGATCGACTGGCTCCACGTCGCCGACGCGTGGTGGACGGCCGGCCGGACCATCACCGACACCCAGCTGCGACGCCGGACCGGGGTGTCGATCGTGGCGCTGATCCACCAGGGCGCGACCCTCCCCTCCCCGGAACCCGACCAGCCGCTGGCGGCCGACGACACCCTCGTCGTCGTGGGCACGCCCGAGGGGATCACCGCCGCGATCGAGCTCCTGCGACACGGCCCGTGA
- a CDS encoding Gfo/Idh/MocA family protein has product MADTLRVATIGYGFMGRAHAQAWATIGRHFDLPLTPVMAVICGRDADKAEAARQTLGYDEASDDWRAVVERDDIDLVDICTPGDSHHDIALAALAAGKHVLCEKPLANTVAEAEEMAVAAERARADGVRSMVGFNYRRVPALAHARRLIADGRLGTIHHVRAVYLQDWIADPEFPLVWRLQAEHAGSGSLGDIGAHILDLAEHLTGQQIAEVTGLTHTFVTERPLTEGSEGLSAAGGGTERGPVTVDDAALALARLSGGALATFEATRFAVGRKNGLRIEVNGSSGSIAFDLERLNELELHTTDQPAAEQGFRRILMTEGDHPYAGAWWPPGHIIGWEHSFSHEFVDLIRDIAEGRDPSPSFADGLHVQRVLDAVQRSADVGGWITIDG; this is encoded by the coding sequence GTGGCCGACACCCTCCGCGTCGCGACGATCGGCTACGGCTTCATGGGTCGTGCCCACGCCCAGGCGTGGGCGACGATCGGGCGGCACTTCGACCTGCCGCTCACCCCGGTCATGGCCGTGATCTGCGGCAGGGACGCCGACAAGGCCGAGGCCGCCCGGCAGACCCTCGGCTACGACGAGGCCTCGGACGACTGGCGCGCGGTCGTCGAGCGCGACGACATCGACCTGGTCGACATCTGCACGCCCGGCGACAGCCACCACGACATCGCCCTCGCCGCCCTGGCCGCCGGCAAGCACGTCCTCTGCGAGAAGCCCCTCGCCAACACCGTGGCGGAGGCCGAGGAGATGGCCGTCGCGGCCGAGCGCGCCCGCGCCGACGGCGTCCGGTCCATGGTGGGGTTCAACTACCGGCGCGTCCCCGCCCTGGCCCACGCCCGGCGGCTGATCGCCGACGGGCGGCTCGGCACGATCCACCACGTCCGCGCCGTCTACCTGCAGGACTGGATCGCCGACCCCGAGTTCCCGCTGGTGTGGCGCCTGCAGGCCGAGCACGCCGGCTCCGGATCGCTCGGCGACATCGGCGCGCACATCCTCGACCTGGCCGAGCACCTCACCGGCCAGCAGATCGCGGAGGTCACCGGGCTGACGCACACCTTCGTGACGGAGCGACCGCTCACCGAGGGGTCCGAGGGGCTGTCCGCCGCCGGCGGCGGCACGGAGCGGGGACCCGTCACCGTCGACGACGCGGCGTTGGCGCTGGCCCGGCTGAGCGGCGGGGCCCTGGCCACCTTCGAGGCGACCCGCTTCGCGGTGGGCCGGAAGAACGGGCTGCGCATCGAGGTGAACGGGTCGTCGGGGAGCATCGCCTTCGACCTCGAGCGCCTCAACGAGCTCGAGCTCCACACGACCGACCAGCCCGCGGCCGAGCAGGGCTTCCGCCGGATCCTGATGACCGAGGGCGACCACCCCTACGCCGGCGCCTGGTGGCCGCCGGGCCACATCATCGGCTGGGAGCACAGCTTCAGCCACGAGTTCGTCGACCTCATCCGCGACATCGCCGAGGGGCGCGACCCCTCGCCGAGCTTCGCCGACGGCCTGCACGTCCAGCGGGTCCTGGACGCCGTCCAGCGATCTGCCGACGTCGGTGGCTGGATCACGATCGACGGCTGA
- the purD gene encoding phosphoribosylamine--glycine ligase, with product MRALVIGGGGREHALCWALSRSASVDAVLCAPGNPGIADIADVRDVDAEDPASVVALARDVDADLVVVGPEAPLVAGVVDALADAGITTFGPTRAAARLEGSKAFAKEVMAAAGVPTARHWHGSDPDAAIRALDDFAPPYVIKADGLAAGKGVRICADRAEAEGAIADALVDRVFGDAGDSLVIEEHLDGPECSLFGLSDGTTVRPLTPAQDFKRALDGDEGLNTGGMGAYSPVPAVDADVVEDLRVRVLQPVIDEMRRRGTPFVGVLYAGLALTSAGPRVIEFNARFGDPETQVVLPRLESDLGQVLTACAEGCLEEVGPLAFSDDACVTVVLASGGYPGPYEVGRPITGLDVAGAMDGTVVFHAGTARRDGQVVTAGGRVLAVSATGPGIALARARAYAAAGAIDFEGVHLRTDIAASPT from the coding sequence ATGCGAGCCCTGGTGATCGGCGGCGGTGGCCGCGAGCACGCCCTCTGCTGGGCGCTGTCCCGCTCGGCGTCGGTCGACGCGGTGCTGTGCGCGCCCGGCAACCCCGGCATCGCGGACATCGCGGACGTCCGCGACGTCGATGCCGAGGACCCCGCGTCCGTCGTGGCCCTGGCCCGCGACGTCGACGCCGACCTGGTCGTCGTGGGGCCCGAGGCACCCCTCGTCGCGGGGGTCGTCGACGCGCTCGCGGACGCCGGCATCACGACCTTCGGTCCCACGCGCGCCGCCGCGCGGCTGGAGGGGTCCAAGGCGTTCGCGAAGGAGGTCATGGCCGCCGCCGGCGTCCCGACCGCACGGCACTGGCACGGCTCGGACCCCGACGCGGCGATCCGCGCCCTGGACGACTTCGCCCCGCCGTACGTCATCAAGGCCGACGGCCTGGCCGCGGGGAAGGGCGTGCGGATCTGCGCGGACCGGGCGGAGGCGGAGGGGGCCATCGCCGATGCGCTGGTCGACCGCGTGTTCGGTGACGCCGGGGACTCCCTGGTGATCGAGGAGCACCTCGACGGGCCGGAGTGCTCGCTGTTCGGGCTGAGCGACGGCACGACCGTCCGCCCCCTGACGCCGGCCCAGGACTTCAAGCGCGCCCTCGACGGCGACGAGGGCCTCAACACCGGTGGCATGGGCGCCTACTCGCCCGTGCCGGCCGTCGACGCCGACGTGGTCGAGGACCTCCGGGTCCGCGTGCTGCAGCCGGTGATCGACGAGATGCGACGTCGCGGCACGCCCTTCGTGGGCGTCCTGTACGCCGGGCTGGCGCTGACGTCGGCCGGCCCGCGGGTCATCGAGTTCAACGCGCGCTTCGGCGACCCGGAGACCCAGGTGGTGCTGCCCCGCCTGGAGAGCGACCTCGGCCAGGTCCTCACGGCCTGCGCGGAGGGGTGCCTGGAGGAGGTCGGGCCGCTCGCGTTCAGCGACGACGCGTGCGTCACCGTGGTGCTGGCCAGCGGCGGGTACCCGGGGCCCTACGAGGTGGGTCGGCCCATCACCGGCCTCGACGTGGCCGGCGCGATGGACGGCACGGTCGTGTTCCACGCCGGCACCGCCCGTCGCGACGGGCAGGTCGTGACCGCCGGTGGCCGTGTCCTCGCGGTCAGCGCCACCGGGCCCGGCATCGCCCTGGCGAGGGCTCGTGCGTACGCCGCGGCCGGCGCCATCGACTTCGAGGGCGTCCACCTGCGAACCGACATCGCGGCGTCGCCGACCTGA
- a CDS encoding hydantoinase B/oxoprolinase family protein, which produces MATIIESTTDPVQPVDVDTVTLDLVENALRNARYEMDEVLFRTALSPGIREQHDEFPLIGDPEGKMVVGQFGLSIPDFLDGYDGEIREGDVLLTSDPYACGAAISHANDWLVVMPIYHSGRVVGWASMFGHMSDVGGKTPASMPTDARTIYEEGVLIPPFKLYDQGVLAEEALEIILRQVRKPDWNRADLNGIVAACRTAGRRITELCDRFGVETYLSALDALLQRNYDAMKVLLEMVFEEGKTVSFTDYICDDGVGFGPYELKMAITRHGEKVTIDFTGSSPQAAGPINYFINENLIRMFFGIYMITVADPQILWNDGFYPLVDVVIPTDSFWKPRFPAPLSGRNHGIGRVFDLLGGLLGQQNPDLMNAAGFSSSPHFMYSGTYSEGPRKGEWFQLYSIGFGGIPGRPMGDGPDGHSLWPSFMNIPSEYLESYYPLRIEIWETVADTGGAGLHRGGNGVDVAYRFLSDGEIAIHDDRWLTYPWGVLGGEPGARGRKWLERADGTTEVLPSKCHDVPVKAGDLLHFVTWGGGGWGDPLERDPDLVGLEVKRGLVTVEGARRYGVVCDADGTVDAAATESLRTEIREGRPEELPLVNSGPPLEEILANCEAETGLPAPRPPVARL; this is translated from the coding sequence ATGGCCACCATCATCGAATCGACCACCGACCCGGTGCAGCCCGTCGACGTCGACACCGTCACCCTCGACCTGGTCGAGAACGCGCTGCGCAACGCCCGCTACGAGATGGACGAGGTGCTGTTCCGCACCGCCCTCTCCCCCGGCATCCGCGAGCAGCACGACGAGTTCCCCCTGATCGGCGACCCCGAGGGGAAGATGGTCGTCGGCCAGTTCGGCCTGTCCATCCCGGACTTCCTCGACGGCTACGACGGGGAGATCCGCGAGGGCGACGTGCTGCTGACCTCCGACCCCTACGCCTGCGGCGCGGCGATCAGCCACGCCAACGACTGGCTGGTCGTCATGCCGATCTACCACTCCGGCCGGGTGGTCGGCTGGGCCAGCATGTTCGGGCACATGTCCGACGTCGGCGGCAAGACGCCCGCGTCGATGCCGACCGACGCCCGGACGATCTACGAGGAGGGCGTGCTGATCCCGCCCTTCAAGCTGTATGACCAAGGCGTGCTGGCGGAGGAGGCCCTCGAGATCATCCTCCGGCAGGTCCGCAAGCCCGACTGGAACCGGGCGGACCTCAACGGCATCGTCGCCGCGTGCCGGACGGCGGGCAGGCGCATCACCGAGCTGTGCGACCGCTTCGGCGTCGAGACGTACCTGTCGGCGCTCGACGCGCTGCTGCAGCGCAACTACGACGCGATGAAGGTGCTCCTCGAGATGGTCTTCGAGGAGGGGAAGACCGTCTCGTTCACCGACTACATCTGCGACGACGGCGTCGGGTTCGGGCCGTACGAGCTGAAGATGGCGATCACCCGCCACGGCGAGAAGGTGACGATCGACTTCACCGGGTCCTCCCCGCAGGCCGCCGGGCCGATCAACTACTTCATCAACGAGAACCTGATCCGGATGTTCTTCGGGATCTACATGATCACCGTCGCCGACCCGCAGATCCTGTGGAACGACGGCTTCTACCCGCTGGTGGACGTGGTGATCCCCACCGACAGCTTCTGGAAGCCGCGGTTCCCCGCGCCGCTGAGCGGCCGCAACCACGGCATCGGGCGGGTGTTCGACCTGCTCGGCGGCCTGCTCGGCCAGCAGAACCCCGACCTGATGAACGCCGCCGGGTTCTCCTCGAGCCCGCACTTCATGTACTCGGGCACCTACTCCGAGGGTCCCCGGAAGGGCGAGTGGTTCCAGCTGTACTCGATCGGCTTCGGCGGGATCCCCGGCCGGCCGATGGGCGACGGCCCCGACGGCCACAGCCTGTGGCCGAGCTTCATGAACATCCCGAGCGAGTACCTCGAGTCGTACTACCCGCTGCGCATCGAGATCTGGGAGACCGTCGCCGACACCGGCGGTGCCGGCCTGCACCGCGGCGGCAACGGCGTCGACGTCGCCTACCGGTTCCTCTCCGACGGCGAGATCGCGATCCACGACGACCGCTGGCTGACCTACCCGTGGGGTGTGCTCGGCGGCGAGCCCGGCGCGCGCGGGCGCAAGTGGCTCGAGCGGGCCGACGGCACCACCGAGGTGCTGCCCAGCAAGTGCCACGACGTGCCGGTGAAGGCCGGCGACCTGCTGCACTTCGTCACCTGGGGAGGGGGAGGGTGGGGCGACCCGCTGGAGCGGGACCCCGACCTCGTCGGCCTCGAGGTCAAGCGGGGCCTGGTCACCGTCGAGGGCGCCCGCCGCTACGGCGTGGTCTGCGACGCCGACGGGACGGTCGACGCCGCGGCCACGGAGTCGCTGCGCACCGAGATCCGCGAGGGCCGTCCGGAGGAGCTGCCGCTCGTGAACTCGGGCCCGCCGCTCGAGGAGATCCTCGCCAACTGCGAGGCCGAGACCGGGCTGCCCGCCCCGAGGCCGCCGGTGGCGAGGCTGTGA
- a CDS encoding hydantoinase/oxoprolinase family protein has product MAHRLGVDVGGTFTDVLLIDTDSGQTWRAKTASTPSDQSVGVLRGIERVCAEAGIAMADVTEVLHGTTVATNAILEQKGARVGLVTTRGFRQVLQIARSFVPGGLAGWIIWPKPEPLAALEHTVEAIERVGSDGTVVTALDVDDIRGKLEGLRDAGVEAVCVSLINSFANDDHEKAIGQIAAEVFGPDVPVSLSSNVLPELREYERTVTTVANGYVQPQVSRYITNLAGQLADSGVDGPLYILRSDGGLASAEVATANPVNMLLSGPAGGVAGAAWVAGQVGHRDFLTFDMGGTSTDVALVQDLVPRIGRQTRVGDLDVRAASVDVRTVGAGGGSIAHVPPLTKALRVGPQSAGADPGPAAYGTGGTDPTVTDANVVLGYLPSQLAGGEITLDVDAAREAVATIAEGADLGSVEAAAAGIIDIVNENMFGALRLVSVQQGFDPREFALVAFGGAGPLHANALGKLLGSWPVIIPPSPGVLCAYGDATTSLRDEAARTWIRTFPETSDDEIATTLGELAATARATLRSEGVDDADITVTYAADLRYHGQGFEIPVTVDIDAFDSARGGLESSAGGLTAMATTFNAEHERLFGFLLRNDHEVVTLRATATGPRPNVAAETVPEGGDLEAAKRTDTDIWLDGETITAAVYDRDKLGAGTVVPGPAIIAEMDSTTLVLADHRAEVHPSGSLLITPATHTPEA; this is encoded by the coding sequence ATGGCACATCGGCTCGGAGTCGACGTCGGTGGCACGTTCACCGACGTCCTCCTCATCGACACCGACAGCGGGCAGACGTGGCGGGCGAAGACCGCGTCGACGCCGAGCGACCAGTCCGTCGGCGTGCTGCGGGGCATCGAGCGCGTCTGCGCCGAGGCGGGCATCGCCATGGCCGACGTGACCGAGGTGCTGCACGGCACGACCGTCGCGACCAACGCGATCCTCGAGCAGAAGGGCGCACGGGTCGGGCTGGTCACCACCAGGGGGTTCCGCCAGGTCCTCCAGATCGCCCGGTCCTTCGTCCCCGGCGGGCTGGCCGGCTGGATCATCTGGCCCAAGCCCGAGCCGCTCGCCGCGCTCGAGCACACCGTCGAGGCCATCGAACGGGTCGGCTCGGACGGCACGGTCGTGACCGCCCTCGACGTCGACGACATCCGCGGGAAGCTCGAGGGGCTGCGGGACGCCGGCGTCGAGGCGGTGTGCGTGTCGCTGATCAACTCCTTCGCCAACGACGACCACGAGAAGGCCATCGGCCAGATCGCCGCGGAGGTCTTCGGCCCGGACGTCCCCGTGTCGCTCTCCTCCAACGTGCTGCCAGAGCTGCGCGAGTACGAGCGGACCGTCACCACGGTGGCGAACGGCTACGTGCAGCCCCAGGTCAGCCGGTACATCACCAACCTGGCCGGCCAGCTGGCCGACAGCGGCGTCGACGGCCCCCTCTACATCCTCCGCAGCGACGGCGGGCTGGCGTCCGCCGAGGTGGCCACCGCCAACCCGGTCAACATGCTCCTCAGCGGACCGGCGGGTGGCGTCGCCGGTGCGGCGTGGGTCGCCGGGCAGGTCGGCCACCGCGACTTCCTCACCTTCGACATGGGCGGCACGTCCACCGACGTCGCCCTGGTCCAGGACCTCGTCCCGCGCATCGGCCGCCAGACCCGCGTAGGCGACCTCGACGTCCGGGCGGCCAGCGTCGACGTCCGCACCGTCGGGGCGGGTGGCGGGTCGATCGCCCACGTGCCGCCCCTGACGAAGGCCCTGCGGGTGGGCCCGCAGTCCGCCGGCGCCGACCCCGGCCCGGCGGCGTACGGGACGGGTGGGACCGACCCGACCGTGACCGACGCCAACGTCGTCCTCGGCTACCTGCCGAGCCAGCTGGCCGGCGGCGAGATCACCCTCGACGTCGACGCGGCGCGCGAGGCCGTCGCCACGATCGCCGAGGGCGCGGACCTGGGCAGCGTCGAGGCCGCGGCGGCCGGGATCATCGACATCGTCAACGAGAACATGTTCGGCGCGCTGCGGCTGGTCAGCGTCCAGCAGGGCTTCGACCCGCGGGAGTTCGCCCTGGTCGCCTTCGGCGGCGCAGGCCCGCTGCACGCCAACGCGCTCGGCAAGCTGCTCGGCTCCTGGCCGGTCATCATCCCCCCGTCGCCCGGCGTGCTGTGCGCCTACGGCGACGCGACGACCAGCCTGCGCGACGAGGCGGCGCGGACCTGGATCCGGACGTTCCCCGAGACCTCCGACGACGAGATCGCGACGACCCTCGGCGAACTGGCGGCGACCGCCCGGGCGACGCTGCGGTCAGAGGGCGTCGACGACGCCGACATCACCGTCACCTACGCCGCGGACCTGCGCTACCACGGCCAGGGCTTCGAGATCCCCGTCACCGTCGACATCGACGCCTTCGACAGCGCCCGCGGCGGGTTGGAGAGCAGCGCCGGCGGTCTCACGGCCATGGCCACCACGTTCAACGCCGAGCACGAGCGCCTCTTCGGGTTCCTGCTCCGCAACGACCACGAGGTCGTGACCCTCCGCGCCACGGCCACCGGCCCCCGCCCGAACGTCGCCGCCGAGACCGTCCCCGAGGGCGGGGACCTCGAGGCGGCGAAGCGGACCGACACCGACATCTGGCTGGACGGCGAGACGATCACCGCGGCGGTCTACGACCGCGACAAGCTCGGTGCCGGCACCGTCGTGCCGGGCCCCGCGATCATCGCCGAGATGGACTCGACCACCCTGGTCCTCGCCGACCACCGCGCGGAGGTGCACCCCTCCGGCTCGCTGCTGATCACCCCCGCGACCCACACCCCGGAGGCGTAG
- a CDS encoding GntR family transcriptional regulator, whose product MDEDPPSTLEALRGLILRGVYKPGEKLGEVELAERLDVSRTPVREALRRLAADGLVEIVPHKGARVVEFTDDELEHIFDLRAQVEGTAARRAAATITDEELDRLEQLAEEIALYALPGPAQDLDRVYGLNAAFHAAVAVATRSSTLTATIDSLFNTVAALRTLNGFDADSVRRSVAHHLEIVAALRARDGRWAESVMRAHLFNARASMLGPLRPTTSDPAVPRSRSDR is encoded by the coding sequence GTGGACGAGGATCCCCCCAGCACGCTGGAGGCGCTGCGCGGGCTGATCCTCCGCGGTGTGTACAAACCGGGGGAGAAGCTGGGCGAGGTCGAGCTCGCCGAGCGCCTCGACGTCAGCCGCACGCCCGTCCGGGAGGCCCTCCGGCGACTGGCTGCGGACGGCCTGGTCGAGATCGTCCCCCACAAGGGCGCACGGGTCGTGGAGTTCACCGACGACGAGCTCGAGCACATCTTCGACCTCCGCGCCCAGGTCGAGGGGACGGCAGCCCGCCGGGCGGCCGCCACGATCACCGACGAGGAGCTCGACCGGCTCGAGCAGCTGGCCGAGGAGATCGCCCTCTACGCCCTGCCCGGCCCCGCCCAGGACCTCGACCGCGTCTACGGGCTGAACGCCGCCTTCCACGCCGCCGTCGCCGTGGCCACGCGATCGAGCACCCTCACCGCGACGATCGACTCGCTGTTCAACACCGTCGCGGCGCTGCGGACCCTCAACGGCTTCGACGCCGACTCGGTCCGCCGCAGCGTCGCCCACCATCTCGAGATCGTCGCGGCGCTGCGCGCCCGCGACGGCCGGTGGGCCGAGAGCGTCATGCGCGCGCACCTGTTCAACGCGCGCGCCTCGATGCTCGGCCCCCTGCGCCCCACGACCTCCGACCCCGCCGTCCCACGGAGCCGATCCGACCGATGA
- a CDS encoding cation:proton antiporter codes for MTFAAAVGESGEMTLIFVELGAIFVVLALLARLAHRWGISPIPFYLVAGLAFGEGGVVPLEVSEEFVEVGAEIGVLLLLFMLGLEYTAAELGASVRSQAAAGLVDLVANLSPGVLLGLALGWDLGAAVLLGGVTYISSSGVIAKVLADLDRLGNRETPVVLGILVIEDLVMAVYLPLVAVAFLGGSGGAATLVTAVVALAVVLAVIMRYGTGMTRLIDTGSAEGLLLMVFGLVLLIAGVSQRVQISSAVGAFLVGIALSGEVAERTRELLTPLRDLFAATFFLFFALQVDPSSIPAVAWQAVVLAVATAATKVATGWWAAAQAGVQVRGRVRAGATLIARGEFSIVIAGLGVAAGIESQLGPLAAAYVLLLAVLGPLATRFADDAGRWLVRRRAAPAGGQRAER; via the coding sequence GTGACGTTCGCCGCAGCCGTCGGCGAATCGGGGGAGATGACCCTCATCTTCGTCGAGCTCGGCGCGATCTTCGTCGTCCTGGCGCTCCTCGCCCGACTGGCGCACCGCTGGGGGATCTCGCCGATCCCCTTCTACCTGGTCGCCGGCCTCGCGTTCGGCGAGGGCGGCGTGGTGCCCCTCGAGGTCAGCGAGGAGTTCGTCGAGGTCGGCGCCGAGATCGGGGTCCTCCTGCTGCTGTTCATGCTGGGGCTCGAGTACACCGCGGCCGAGCTGGGCGCCAGCGTCCGCAGCCAGGCGGCTGCCGGTCTGGTCGACCTGGTGGCCAACCTCTCGCCGGGCGTGCTGCTGGGGCTCGCGCTCGGGTGGGATCTCGGCGCCGCGGTGCTGCTCGGCGGGGTGACGTACATCTCCTCCTCGGGCGTGATCGCGAAGGTCCTGGCCGACCTCGACCGGCTGGGCAACCGGGAGACCCCCGTCGTGCTCGGGATCCTCGTGATCGAGGACCTGGTCATGGCGGTGTACCTGCCGCTCGTGGCGGTGGCGTTCCTCGGCGGGTCGGGTGGTGCGGCCACGCTGGTCACCGCCGTCGTCGCCCTCGCCGTCGTCCTCGCCGTGATCATGCGGTACGGCACCGGCATGACCCGCCTGATCGACACCGGCTCGGCCGAGGGGCTGCTGCTGATGGTCTTCGGGCTGGTCCTGCTGATCGCCGGCGTGTCCCAGCGGGTCCAGATCTCGAGCGCCGTCGGGGCGTTCCTCGTCGGCATCGCCCTGTCCGGCGAGGTGGCCGAGCGCACCCGGGAGCTGCTCACCCCGCTGCGCGACCTGTTCGCCGCGACCTTCTTCCTCTTCTTCGCGCTGCAGGTCGACCCGAGCAGCATCCCGGCGGTCGCCTGGCAGGCCGTCGTCCTGGCCGTCGCCACCGCGGCGACGAAGGTGGCGACCGGGTGGTGGGCCGCGGCCCAGGCCGGCGTGCAGGTCCGCGGCCGGGTGCGCGCGGGCGCGACGCTGATCGCGCGCGGCGAGTTCTCGATCGTCATCGCCGGCTTGGGGGTGGCGGCGGGGATCGAGTCGCAGCTGGGCCCGCTCGCCGCGGCGTACGTGCTGCTGCTGGCCGTCCTCGGCCCCTTGGCCACGCGGTTCGCCGACGACGCGGGCCGGTGGCTGGTGCGGCGGCGTGCGGCCCCCGCGGGAGGTCAGCGCGCGGAGAGGTAG
- a CDS encoding CaiB/BaiF CoA transferase family protein: MTTALPLADIRVIELGQLLAGPFCGQLLGDFGADVIKVEDPGRGDPMREWGREKPHGQSLWWPVLARNKRSVTVDLRTEAGQDLVRRLATEADVLLENFRPGTLERWGLDPASLWEANPGLVVTRVTGFGQTGPYSPRAGYGSIGEAMGGIRHVIGEPDRPPARAGISLGDSLAATFACLGTLVALHQRQTTGRGQVVDSAIYEAVFALMESLVPEWEIAGYQRERTGSVLPNVAPSNAYPTADGEMVLVAANQDTVFKRLAAVMGQPELADDERYATHSARGANAAALDDLIAAWTAQRSADDVLAAMEEGSVPAGRVYTARDMLADPHFAAREAIVRIAHPSFGEVPMQNVFPRLSATPGRVRHAGPALGEHTDAVLAELLDLDDDQIAALHADGVI, translated from the coding sequence ATGACCACCGCCCTGCCCCTCGCCGACATCCGCGTCATCGAGCTCGGCCAGCTGCTCGCCGGGCCGTTCTGCGGCCAGCTCCTCGGCGACTTCGGCGCCGACGTGATCAAGGTCGAGGACCCCGGCCGCGGCGACCCGATGCGCGAGTGGGGGCGGGAGAAGCCGCACGGCCAGTCGCTGTGGTGGCCGGTGCTCGCCCGGAACAAGCGGTCGGTCACCGTCGACCTGCGGACCGAGGCCGGCCAGGACCTGGTCCGGCGGCTCGCCACCGAGGCCGACGTGCTGCTCGAGAACTTCCGGCCCGGCACCCTCGAGCGCTGGGGGCTCGACCCCGCGTCGCTGTGGGAGGCGAACCCCGGACTGGTCGTCACCCGCGTCACCGGGTTCGGCCAGACCGGCCCCTACAGCCCCCGGGCCGGCTACGGGTCGATCGGTGAGGCGATGGGCGGCATCCGCCACGTGATCGGCGAGCCGGACCGGCCGCCGGCGCGGGCGGGCATCTCCCTCGGCGACTCGCTCGCCGCCACGTTCGCCTGCCTCGGCACGCTCGTCGCCCTGCACCAGCGGCAGACCACCGGTCGCGGGCAGGTGGTCGACTCGGCCATCTACGAGGCGGTCTTCGCCCTGATGGAGTCCCTGGTCCCCGAGTGGGAGATCGCCGGCTACCAGCGCGAGCGGACCGGCTCGGTGCTGCCGAACGTCGCGCCGTCGAACGCCTACCCGACCGCCGACGGCGAGATGGTGCTGGTGGCGGCGAACCAGGACACGGTCTTCAAGCGCCTCGCGGCGGTGATGGGCCAGCCCGAGCTCGCCGACGACGAGCGCTACGCCACCCACTCCGCCCGTGGGGCGAACGCCGCGGCCCTCGACGACCTGATCGCGGCATGGACCGCGCAGCGGTCCGCCGACGACGTGCTGGCGGCGATGGAGGAGGGCAGCGTCCCCGCCGGCCGCGTCTACACGGCCCGCGACATGCTGGCCGACCCGCACTTCGCCGCCCGCGAGGCGATCGTCCGCATCGCCCACCCCTCCTTCGGCGAGGTGCCGATGCAGAACGTGTTCCCCCGCCTGTCCGCGACGCCCGGTCGGGTCCGCCACGCGGGACCGGCGCTCGGCGAGCACACCGACGCGGTCCTCGCTGAGCTCCTCGACCTCGACGACGACCAGATCGCCGCGCTGCACGCCGACGGCGTGATCTGA
- a CDS encoding isochorismatase family protein — MTHDAGHDRSGWGGALTPGPSPALVVIDVVRAYFDDGGVFQLPSTAALDAAAELLAAARTAGVPVVHTAVRYAPDGADGGVFFRKVAGLAAFAGEGPIDPDGPGGFRPETAPLPGELVITKQMPSAFFGTSLAGTLTARGVDTVVLCGVSTSGCVRASAVDAMSHGFIPVVVADACGDRSPTIHEANLADLAAKYAEVVDTVTAVAYLSAR; from the coding sequence ATGACCCACGACGCCGGCCACGACCGGTCCGGGTGGGGAGGGGCGCTGACCCCCGGCCCCTCCCCCGCCCTGGTCGTGATCGACGTGGTGCGGGCCTACTTCGATGACGGCGGGGTCTTCCAGCTGCCGTCGACCGCCGCGCTGGACGCCGCAGCCGAGCTGCTCGCGGCCGCCCGCACCGCTGGCGTCCCGGTGGTCCACACGGCCGTCCGCTACGCCCCCGACGGCGCAGACGGCGGGGTGTTCTTCCGGAAGGTCGCCGGGTTGGCGGCCTTCGCGGGTGAGGGGCCGATCGACCCCGACGGCCCCGGCGGGTTCCGTCCCGAGACCGCCCCCCTCCCCGGTGAGCTGGTGATCACCAAGCAGATGCCCAGCGCGTTCTTCGGCACGTCGCTCGCCGGGACGCTCACCGCGCGCGGCGTCGACACGGTCGTCCTGTGCGGGGTGTCGACGTCCGGGTGCGTCCGGGCCAGCGCCGTCGACGCGATGTCCCACGGGTTCATCCCGGTCGTGGTCGCCGATGCCTGCGGGGACCGCTCGCCGACGATCCACGAGGCGAACCTCGCCGACCTGGCCGCCAAGTACGCCGAGGTGGTCGACACCGTGACGGCCGTGGCCTACCTCTCCGCGCGCTGA